One genomic window of Columba livia isolate bColLiv1 breed racing homer chromosome 9, bColLiv1.pat.W.v2, whole genome shotgun sequence includes the following:
- the LOC102093638 gene encoding mucin-4 isoform X3, which produces MGTRRWTTSTFVGCCIWILHGLRAAGAIPVTTEGSFAAGTVSPIATESEGPPALVMGTAETSTTVANAEIAESILAGSSSSLSFPAGAQTDALVTATIAYGSTALTLINVTKPLNTSQENKGGSAAPTAATSTAAIPEQYPAVTPEAALDVTGAVPTAPLGTTPLFAGVKEDVPAAVTREEAENLDPTVSDVLFPTLPAVTWGAQPAAGSPVGAGVTVLPSQGVTTGTGAVKEDTTRLVGFQTEDSANSWSPSAGRLITNQQDGMLSRAGGIAPEPEGETAPAAEESPSALVPGARGDAVNGEFSTAGSSLLSPESTTVASPGEPSILPSQAALSPAASLAPAGDGDRDGQGAPGLSSEGSTLSPAAIEAPAAPEVTEDMATSLLDPSVPTDAQSDTNPPVLDTVLPTEDVGTMGLTKPSLQPAPWQIPIGEQPPLLASALPPPTDNSSALRAAYPPSGAGASTLPAAGDGAETGTSPDLAAASGTPVSPSLGGSQPWGITAGAPQGANGPGTGSSSASDVPSPASFIPDGLAWPAAGVQGQRAEGPGDIAQAGGPGDDSLYADIQSDTSRSAFSTQQDAANTGELPAGETEALANAKLSPPSAVGDRAGAAPAQGQVPPPGPASLGSAGLQPDLSGAEGPGDLPSEFPSAPGAVYPPLGSAAGPVSGAETPVSPDLSAAQGAPVSPSFEEPQPWGTAAGAPQGAGLPGASGPGTVLTSAWDVPNSAVNGPAGPPSPALRDQFGTNPGLPAVEGQGPGTTEPVLGGAGSGTEFEPSLISAAGGGTVVGVNQLPGAGSLSGPASRSDVVATSSTSEDNRAGLIPAAAPVPDSLSSASPDSETGPGLAQVLGADGTGNAVQAGNPESERPYTETSPSAFSAQQDPSNTGELPAGETGALVNTELSPSLAPGDRAGTGAAPALGQVSPPGPASLGSAGLQPDLSGAEGPEDLPSEFPNAPGAAYPPLGSAAGPVLGAETPVSPDLSAAQGAPVSPSFEEPQPWGAAAGAPQGAGLPGASGPGTVLTSAWDVPNSAVYGPAGSPSPALGDQFGTHPGLPAVEGHGTGTAELMLGGAGSGTEFEPSLISAAGGGTAAGVNQLPGAGSLSGPASHSDAVATSSLLDTASPSALGGAGSTPGALQPSLGAGPGVPPAAGEGAGEAAGDGTSLGQTAAEGQPAGSGAPDREAAAVLQSASTSSTVGSSSPGTAANGANLPGAGEASNGLSTGLEAAGPEEPPVSAPGIQSGADLGLSDARLSQVNVVDLPGGALADRGPSSSASLGEGAGPIIQTTSGVSAPSAFASPQGTQPLLPVAPGAGGVSDGTATSLPASLLLPGHGLTSGLAPNGDPHFVPSTQSGSAPLALGAPGGLAGDAGGAQLWSSEDEVASGMPAPSGEASPRAPTSPNAAPVLPSALEGESSAEGVSAGPGLSALPAIPLYGYGARENDREYVERKVDFNSPLFKPETGFPFGNTLRSSLYFTDNGQIIFPASDNSIFTYPNPPPRGFSGREEVPMIAVFWDNADFSRGVGTTFYQEFPTLNTDKPPFVRDVEAKVRRYLRSSYSAAWTLKITWEKAPAYGARTDTRRTITYQAVLTTDGFRSYVLMLYQAGGMQWDYTRLAATNVLIGYTSGDGFYRNDDLTRRPPAAKYRPDQFRGYNTDLRGLWIYKLESRVGINYRLKCLAWTGQQQEPRMWSQGLPACPCTLQQGQRDPRFKSSRGGWGAARVSMLHSASPNPYGAGVRCLYDSQSRLIEGRQERYWRFFRQASPFRDQELKLYDWCCNQAGSAHLCARYSEKRPKIGCDGYQSPGTGSSEEEDSNSKEQGDREDK; this is translated from the exons ATGGGGACCAGGCGATGGACAACCTCCACCTTCGTGGGATGCTGCATATGGATTCTGCACG ggctcAGGGCTGCCGGTGCCATCCCTGTCACTACTGAGGGGTCatttgctgcagggacagtttctCCCATTGCGACGGAGAGTGAGGGGCCCCCTGCCCTAGTGATGGGCACTGCAGAGACGAGCACCACAGTGGCCAACGCTGAGATAGCAGAGAGTATCCTCGCTGGAAGCTCGTCGAGCCTGTCCTTCCCTGCTGGGGCTCAGACAGATGCTTTGGTGACAGCAACAATTGCATACGGCTCTACAGCACTGACTTTGATAAACGTGACCAAGCCTCTTAACACGTCTCAGGAAAACAAGGGGGGTTCAGCTGCTCCCACTGCAGCCACGAGCACTGCCGCCATCCCTGAACAATACCCCGCTGTCACCCCAGAAGCAGCACTCGATGTAACAGGGGCTGTTCCCACCGCCCCGCTAGGGACCACCCCTCTCTTTGCAGGTGTGAAGGAGGATGTTCCTGCAGCCGTGACCAGGGAAGAAGCAGAGAACCTAGACCCCACTGTTAGTGATGTGCTCTTTCCCACTCTGCCAGCAGTcacctggggggcacagccagctgctggcagtcctgtgggtgctggggtcaCCGTCCTGCCGAGCCAAGGGGTGACCACAGGTACGGGAGCAGTCAAGGAAGACACAACCCGGCTTGTGGGTTTTCAAACAGAAGACAGTGCCAACTCCTGGAGCCCCAGCGCTGGAAGGCTGATCACAAACCAGCAGGACGGGATgttgagcagggctgggggcattGCCCCAGAGCCAGAGGGAgaaacagccccagctgccgAGGAAAGTCCCTCAGCTTTGGTGCCTGGAGCCAGGGGAGATGCAGTAAATGGTGAATTCAGCACAGCTGGTTCATCCCTCTTGTCTCCAGAGAGCACAACAGTGGCAAGCCCAGGGGAGCCCTCCATCCTTCCCAGCCAGGCAGCACTGAGCCCGGCTGCTTCACTGGCACCAGCTGgcgatggggacagggatgggcaGGGAGCTCCTGGGCTGTCATCGGAAGGTTCAAccctgtcacctgcagccaTTGAGGCACCTGCAGCACCTGAGGTGACAGAGGACATGGCCACCTCGCTATTGGACCCAAGCGTTCCCACTGATGCACAGAGTGACACGAATCCCCCAGTCCTGGACACTGTGCTGCCCACAGAGGACGTAGGAACAATGGGTCTCACCAAACCATCCCTGCAGCCTGCCCCATGGCAGATCCCCATCGGAGAACAGCCACCACTGCTTGCGTCTGCTCTGCCACCCCCCACAGACAACTCCAGTGCTCTGAGGGCTGCTTACCCACCCTCAGGGGCTGGGGCcagcaccctgcctgcagctggcgatggggcagagacaggaaCAAGCCCTGACCTTGCAGCTGCCTCAGGAACACCTGTGTCTCCATCTCTTGGGGGGTCACAGCCATGGGGCATCACTGCTGGTGCTCCCCAGGGAGCCAATGGACCTGGCACTGGCTCGAGTTCAGCTTCAGAtgtccccagcccagcatcTTTCATACCTGATGGACTGGCATGGCCCGCTGCTGGGGTCCAGGGTCAGAGGGCCGAGGGTCCAGGGGACATAGCACAGGCAGGAGGTCCAGGGGATGACAGTCTTTATGCAGATATCCAGAGTGACACGAGTCGTTCAGCCTTCAGCACTCAGCAGGATGCTGCTAACACCGGAGAGCTGCCAGCTGGAGAAACAGAAGCTCTGGCAAATGCCAAACTGTCCCCTCCATCAGCTGTTGGGgacagagcaggagcagccccagcacagggacaagTGCCCCCACCTGGTCCTGCATCTCTCggcagtgctgggctgcagcccgACCTCTCAGGGGCTGAAGGACCAGGGGACCTGCCCAGTGAATTTCCCAGTGCTCCTGGGGCTGTTTACCCACCCCTGGGATCTGCAGCTGGCCCCGTGTCTGGGGCAGAGACACCAGTGAGCCCCGATCTCAGTGCTGCCCAGGGAGCACCCGTGTCTCCATCCTTTGAGGAACCACAGCCATGGGGAACAGCAGCTGGTGCTCCCCAGGGAgcaggtctccctggagccagCGGACCAGGCACCGTTTTGACTTCAGCATGGGATGTCCCCAACTCAGCAGTCAATGGACCAGCAGGACCCCCATCACCTGCCCTCAGGGACCAGTTTGGCACAAACCCAGGGCTGCCGGCAGTGGAGGGACAAGGTCCTGGTACAACAGAGCCGGTGCTGGGAGGAGCAGGCAGTGGGACTGAGTTTGAGCCATCCCTGATCTCTGCTGCAGGCGGCGGGACAGTGGTTGGAGTGAATCAACTGCCTGGTGCAGGTTCCTTGTCCGGTCCTGCTTCTCGCAGTGATGTGGTGGCAACATCCTCCACTTCAGAGGACAATAGAGCAGGACTCATCCCAGCCGCTGCCCCTGTCCCTGACAGCCTGTCCTCAGCCTCTCCAGATAGTGAAACCGGCCCAGGGCTCGCTCAGGTCCTGGGGGCTGATGGCACAGGGAATGCGGTACAGGCAGGAAACCCAGAGAGTGAAAGGCCCTACACAGAGACAAGTCCTTCAGCCTTCAGTGCTCAGCAGGATCCCTCTAACACTGGGGAGCTGCCAGCAGGAGAAACAGGGGCTTTGGTGAATACTGAACTGTCCCCTTCATTAGCtcctggggacagagcagggacaggagcagcCCCGGCACTAGGGCAAGTGTCCCCACCTGGTCCTGCATCTCTCggcagtgctgggctgcagcccgACCTCTCAGGGGCTGAAGGACCAGAGGACCTGCCCAGTGAATTTCCCAATGCTCCTGGGGCTGCTTACCCACCCCTGGGATCTGCAGCTGGCCCCGTGCTTGGGGCAGAGACACCAGTGAGCCCCGATCTCAGTGCTGCCCAGGGAGCACCCGTGTCTCCATCCTTTGAGGAACCACAGccatggggagcagcagctggtgctccccagggagcaggtctccctggagccagCGGACCAGGCACCGTTTTGACTTCAGCATGGGATGTCCCCAACTCAGCAGTCTATGGACCAGCAGGATCCCCATCACCTGCCCTCGGGGACCAGTTTGGCACACACCCAGGGCTGCCAGCAGTGGAAGGACATGGCACCGGTACAGCAGAGCTGATGCTGGGAGGAGCAGGCAGTGGGACTGAGTTTGAGCCATCCCTGATCTCTGCTGCAGGCGGTGGGACGGCGGCTGGAGTGAATCAACTGCCTGGTGCAGGTTCCTTGTCCGGTCCTGCCTCTCACAGTGATGCGGTGGCAACATCATCTCTTTTGGATACAGCCAGTCCAAGTGCCCTTGGAGGAGCAGGCAGCActcctggagctctgcagcCTTCCCTGGGTGCTGGGCCTGGGgtccctcctgctgcaggggaAGGTGCAGGGGAAGCAGCTGGTGACGGAACATCCCTGGGGCAGACTGCTGCTGAAGGGCAGCCAGCTGGTTCAGGAGCCCCTGatagagaagcagcagctgtgctgcagtcTGCATCTACTTCATCTACTGTGGGGTCTTCATCACCTGGGACGGCTGCCAATGGAGCAAACCTTCCTGGAGCTGGTGAAGCCAGCAATGGCTTGAGCACAGGCTTGGAGGCTGCTGGTCCTGAGGAACCCCCTGTATCTGCCCCTGGCATTCAGAGCGGTGCTGATCTTGGACTTTCTGATGCAAGACTGAGCCAAGTCAATGTGGTGGATCTGCCTGGAGGTGCCTTAGCTGACAGGGGACCTTCCTCCAGTGCCAGCCTGGGAGAGGGAGCAGGACCCATCATACAGACCACGTCAGGAGTGTCAGCCCCGTCTGCCTTTGCCTCCCCCCAGGGGACGCAGCCCCTGCTCCCGGTGGCTCCAGGTGCTGGTGGTGTCTCCGATGGCACAGCCACCTCACTGCCTGCTTCTCTGCTCCTCCCTGGACATGGGCTGACCTCAGGGCTGGCACCCAATGGAGACCCCCACTttgtccccagcacccagagCGGGAGCGCCCCCCTGGCTCTGGGGGCACCAGGTGGGCTGGCGGGTGATGCTGGAGGTGCCCAGCTGTGGTCTTCTGAAGACGAGGTGGCCTCAGGGATGCCAGCACCTTCTGGAGAAGCATCACCCCGTGCCCCCACATCCCCCAATGCTGCCCCAGTGCTGCCTTCTGCTCTGGAGGGAGAAAGCTCTGCAGAGGGGGTGTCTGCTGGCCCCGGGCTTTCGGCAC tCCCAGCTATACCCCTCTATGGGTATGGAGCGAGGGAAAATGATCGGGAgtatgtggaaagaaaggtggATTTTAATTCTCCACTTTTCAAGCCCGAGACTGGATTCCCGTTTGGGAACACCCTGCGCAGCTCTCTCTAT TTTACAGACAACGGACAAATCATTTTCCCAGCCTCGGACAACAGCATCTTCACATACCCCAACCCTCCTCCCAGAGGCTTTAGCGGCCGCGAGGAGGTTCCCATGATTGCTGTGTTTTGGGACAATGCTGACTTCTCCAGAGGTGTTGGTACTACCTTTTACCAG GAGTTCCCCACCCTTAACACAGACAAGCCTCCCTTCGTCCGTGACGTGGAAGCAAAGGTTCGGCGGTACCTGAGGTCCTCCTACTCGGCAGCCTGGACCCTGAAGATCACCTGGGAGAAGGCACCTGCCTACGGAGCACGGACTGACACTCGGAGG ACGATCACATACCAGGCTGTCCTGACCACTGATGGCTTCAGGTCCTACGTCCTGATGCTGTACCAGGCGGGTGGCATGCAGTGGGATTACACCAGGCTGGCTGCCACCAACGTGCTCATCGGCTACACCAG CGGGGATGGCTTTTACCGCAATGATGACTTGACTCGGAGACCTCCAGCTGCTAAATATCGCCCTGACCAGTTCAGGGGCTACAACACAG ACCTCCGTGGGCTGTGGATTTACAAACTGGAGAGCCGCGTGGGTATCAACTACCGGCTGAAGTGCCTGgcgtggacagggcagcagcaggagccgcGGATGTGGAGCCAGGGCCTGCCCGCCTGCCCCTGCACCCTGCAGCAAGGGCAGCGGGACCCGCGCTTCAAGAGCAGCCGGGGAG GCTGGGGGGCTGCCCGTGTCTCCATGCTGCACTCAGCCTCCCCCAACCCATACGGTGCCGGTGTCCGCTGCCTGTACGACAGCCAGAGCCGGCTCATCGAGGGGCGGCAGGAGAGGTACTGGAGGTTCTTCAGGCAGGCATCCCCCTTCCGTG ACCAGGAGCTCAAGTTGTACGACTGGTGTTGTAACCAGGCGGGCAGTGCTCATCTCTGCGCCCGCTACAGTGAGAAGAGACCGAAGATTGGCTGTGACGGATACCAGTCACCCGGTACTG GTTCCTCGGAGGAGGAGGACAGTAACTCGAAGGAGCAGGGAG ATAGAGAAGACAAGTAA